One Salinimonas marina DNA segment encodes these proteins:
- the mmsB gene encoding 3-hydroxyisobutyrate dehydrogenase has protein sequence MKKIAFIGLGNMGGPMAANLLDKGLDVTVFDLVPEAVQQACEKGAKSASSAIEAVKHADVVVTMLPAATHVKSLYLGEDGIIAHAPDNTLFIDSSTIDAQSARDVGEAVEKSGRKFVDAPVSGGTAGAAAGTLTFIMGGSDQAVEEARPVLDCMGKNIFHAGPLGAGQVAKICNNMLLAVLMTGTSEALQLAIANGLDPKVVSDIMLQSSGCNWTLQKYNPCPDVMENVPSSNDYQGGFMVKLMNKDLSLAMDAATTSNSATPMASLAQSLYRLHQSKGNQNKDFSSIFKMFEQH, from the coding sequence ATGAAAAAAATCGCGTTTATCGGGTTGGGTAATATGGGCGGGCCAATGGCCGCTAACTTACTCGACAAAGGCCTGGATGTCACTGTGTTCGACCTGGTTCCTGAGGCGGTACAGCAAGCCTGTGAAAAAGGGGCCAAATCCGCCTCCAGCGCTATTGAGGCGGTGAAGCATGCAGATGTCGTGGTGACGATGTTACCCGCCGCCACCCATGTGAAAAGCTTGTATCTGGGTGAAGATGGCATTATCGCTCATGCTCCCGACAATACCCTTTTTATTGACTCCAGTACCATTGATGCACAAAGTGCCCGGGATGTTGGCGAGGCGGTGGAAAAATCAGGTCGCAAATTTGTCGATGCTCCGGTATCAGGTGGCACCGCCGGCGCGGCGGCGGGCACGCTGACATTCATTATGGGCGGCTCAGATCAGGCGGTGGAAGAGGCGCGGCCGGTGCTGGACTGCATGGGTAAAAATATCTTTCATGCCGGCCCGCTGGGGGCCGGGCAGGTTGCCAAGATCTGCAATAACATGTTGCTTGCCGTATTAATGACCGGCACCAGCGAGGCACTGCAACTGGCCATTGCCAATGGCCTGGATCCGAAAGTGGTGAGCGATATTATGCTGCAAAGTTCGGGCTGTAACTGGACCTTGCAAAAGTACAATCCGTGTCCGGATGTGATGGAGAATGTGCCCAGCTCAAATGATTATCAGGGCGGCTTTATGGTCAAACTGATGAACAAAGACCTGAGTCTGGCGATGGATGCCGCCACCACAAGTAATTCGGCCACCCCCATGGCCAGCCTGGCCCAGTCGCTGTACCGGCTGCATCAAAGCAAGGGTAACCAGAACAAAGACTTTTCCAGTATTTTTAAAATGTTCGAACAACACTAG